In a single window of the Stigmatopora nigra isolate UIUO_SnigA chromosome 7, RoL_Snig_1.1, whole genome shotgun sequence genome:
- the LOC144199690 gene encoding homeodomain-interacting protein kinase 3-like produces the protein MDSEQNPPYRDPTKAVTSSVEEAVARCSSPYDADRYLRILHSQTSDYQILDFLGEGTYGDVVKCLKTATREEVAVKIFKHVDAPDTFEKEVSTLKKLMAFDTDKVNLIQCKSIFVDRVFMCLEFEMLDINLWDFMNTRPTKCLLVKEIRPILQQLAVGLNFLNSIGLIHADLKPNNIMMVEHINRPYKVKIIDFGLVQHVSETNQGRHFQNRRYRAPEIILGFPYTEAIDVWSLGCISAELFLGSALFYSTCEYDMLRKIEHILGHFPQMLLNTGLNTLYFYKKERGFQSFHWRLKTAEEYGNVECTDSFINSLDDLCKVRQVAHLSNEDTTAEVQDQESFVDMLKQLLRPDASQRLRPNQILHHPFVTMSDIALSHPNSFYLKLSCEMMQACHNEPPKTRVGQSLTLHNETQSAHSSWQIQTEHPDIEKISSHITRSLHLDNSPSDPQLMLAERLRLVRLRKSPLREDKCQQTGEPQHEDEEESISDVSIADSSMKDSNDSDQERRQNENVDGDQITKDTNDDSSTTDTATADSSTPMRINKKSGKWKLKHSGFRAPGKGRLKRRRWPTFRPTASTKDSPTRKKRKMNPKDDPKPGCSCQVKTSTRKRTESMLKSSELSLNTDSDGIPQKTVKKAQKSKRTQTFYSAWRKRKKSTALKSKPNTENRKDVNYGKKKMSHETR, from the exons CTGGATTTTTTAGGCGAAGGAACCTACGGCGACGTGGTGAAATGTCTTAAAACGGCCACTAGGGAGGAAGTAGCAGTCAAGATCTTCAAACATGTTGACGCCCCAGATACTTTTGAGAAGGAG GTCAGTACGTTGAAGAAGTTGATGGCTTTTGATACGGATAAAGTCAACTTGATCCAGTGTAAAAGCATCTTTGTGGATAGAGTCTTTATGTGTTTGGAGTTTGAGATGCTGGACATCAATTTGTGGGATTTTATGAACACCAGACCGACAAAGTGTCTTCTTGTTAAGGAGATCAGGCCCATCTTGCAACAG CTGGCCGTGGGCCTGAATTTTCTGAACAGTATTGGACTTATCCACGCAGACCTGAAGCCTAACAACATAATGATGGTGGAGCACATCAACCGGCCATACAAAGTAAAAATCATCGACTTTGGTTTGGTTCAACACGTCTCAGAGACCAATCAGGGCAGGCATTTTCAGAACCGCCGCTACAG GGCTCCAGAGATCATCCTCGGTTTCCCCTACACAGAAGCCATCGATGTTTGGTCTCTTGGATGCATTTCCGCCGAATTGTTTTTAGGTTCGGCACTTTTCTACAGTACCTGTGAATACGACATG TTGAGAAAAATTGAGCATATCCTAGGTCACTTTCCACAAATGCTCCTAAACACTGGCCTCAACACGCTTTACTTTTACAAGAAAGAGCGAGGTTTCCAGTCCTTTCATTGGAGATTAAAG ACGGCCGAGGAATACGGCAACGTGGAATGCACCGACAGTTTTATCAACTCTCTGGATGACCTTTGCAAG GTCAGACAAGTGGCCCATTTGTCCAATGAGGACACCACAGCTGAAGTCCAGGACCAAGAAAGCTTTGTGGATATGCTAAAACAACTCCTGAGACCTGACGCTAGTCAACGATTGCGCCCCAATCAGATCCTCCATCATCCATTTGTCACTATGTCGGACATAGCATTGAGCCATCCCAACAGTTTTTA CCTGAAATTGAGCTGCGAAATGATGCAGGCTTGTCACAATGAACCCCCCAAAACCCGGGTTGGACAATCCCTAACCTTACACAACGAGACCCAAAGCGCTCATTCGTCTTGGCAAATCCAAACGGAACATCCTGATATCGAGAAAATATCATCGCACATCACCAGGAGCCTCCATCTTGACAACTCCCCCTCCGATCCACAGTTAATGCTGGCGGAGCGCCTCCGTTTGGTCAGACTACGCAAGTCTCCGCTACGTGAAGACAAGTGTCAACAGACGGG AGAACCGCAACATGAGGACGAAGAAGAGTCCATCTCGGACGTTTCTATCGCTGATTCTTCCATGAAGGACAGCAATGA TAGCGACCAAGAACGAaggcaaaatgaaaatgttgatgGCGACCAGATCACAAAAG ACACAAACGACGACTCATCAACGACAGACACAGCAACGGCAGACTCTTCAACGCCAATGCGCAtcaa cAAGAAGAGCGGGAAATGGAAGCTAAAGCACAGCGGTTTCCGCGCACCCG GAAAGGGAAGACTAAAAAGGAGACGTTGGCCCACATTTCGACCCACAGCAAGTACCAA GGATTCTCCAAcaagaaagaagagaaaaatgaaCCCTAAAGATGACCCAAAACCAGGATGTAGTTGTCAAGTGAAAACTTCAACCAGGAAAAGAACTGAATCGATGCTTAAATCTTCAGAACTGAGTTT AAACACGGACTCTGATGgcatcccccaaaaaacag tcaaaaaagctcaaaaaagcaaaaggaCGCAGACTTTTTACTCAGCAtggagaaaaaggaaaaaatctaCAGCACTTAAATCCAAACCCAACACAGAAAATAGGAAAGACGTCAATTacggtaaaaaaaagatgagccaTGAAACGAGATGA